GCAGAGGCGGGGAGAGTGCGGCGCATGCGCTTTGGGCGTGGAAACGGGGGTGTTACCATGGGAACGGGGCTGTTGTCATGGGAAGGTGTGGGTATGGCCATGGAAACCGAGGGGCTGTTATCATGGGAACGGTTAGAGGTGGGCATGGGAATGGGGGCTACAGGTGCCATGGGCCTGGAGGTCTGTTACCGTGGGAATGGGGGGTGTAGGCATGGGAATGGGAGGGGATGGTTGCTGTGGCAACAGAAGGGTGTTGTTGCCATGGGATTAGGGGGCTGAGGGCATGGCGACAGGGGACCGCTGACATGAGAACGGGGTACGGTTGCCATGGAGATGGGATACTGTTGCTATGAAAAAGGGGTGTGTATTGCCATGGAAACAGGGGGTGCGGTTTCCCTGGGTACCGACAGGGGGCGCTGTTTGCAGCGGTGCTGTGAAGTGACTCCCATGGGACTGagggagccccaaaaatcctgcGAATCCCACAACAATCTGCTCAAAAACCTTACCAGGACCCTCCTTGTTCGTTCCCGAGCTGACCAGGAAGAactgaactaaaaaaaaaaacccggTTTCAACAAAACCTGCGTTTTGGGTTCAATAAGAGGGACACGGCCCCAGTGCTCTCTGGCactggggtgggggggagggTAAAGGGGAGCTCCTGGgtatactgggagcactggaacggggagctctgggcaggccCCCATGGGATCCCCCACTCGTTGCCACCCCCCGGGCACGGGAACACGGGATCCGAGGGGGGGTGGGGGGCAGACGGGGGGTACACTGGGGAAgggacccccagaccccccagtgtcacagcatgTTCTCATTGTCACGGGAGTCCCACTGTCCCTCCTGGGGTCCCGACAGCTCTGCATTGGTCACCTTTGGATCCCGAGgtggtgcagggctgggggagacTTGTGGGGACCCTGAGAGTGGCACCGGTGGCACTGGGCGAGGGTGACACTCGTGAGTGACGTGTCCTTgttcccccccaaattctcccacTGCCCAACGGGTGCTCATGATGTGGGGGTCCAGCATGGCCTCCTCCTCCGGGGGAGGCCTGGGGGATAAGGGGGGGGGGCTCAGTAGtctggggaaagggaaaggggagtCCAAGCATGAGCCCCCCACTCACCTgtcctggggttttttggtggctgcaaggaaaaggggagggggtgACCAAGGGGACACCGGGACCCCTGAACCTTCCTGGACCTCGGCAACTCCAACCACACATGGGACTCACAAATCTCCACTGCAGCCCCGATCCCCAATGGACCCCTGATTCCCCCAGGACACTCTAAGAACCCCTGAAGCCCCCAGAACTTCTGCAACACCACAGGGCCCCATATTCCTCCTGGTGTCCCAAACCCTCTGAGTTCGCAGAACAGCAAACCTGGAAGGAGAGGCACCCCCTAACTCCCCCAGGACCCAAAAAGATCATCCAACATCCCTTCACagccctccaggagctcctccaAACTCTGCAGGACCTCCCAGTGCCACACCAATGTTCTTCAAAGTCCACCCAGGGATGGCCCTGGAGCCCAACCAAGAccctccaaattccccccaaatcccccaggacccccagatgAGGtcactgcaggctcagtgtcccccagctcagctcagggaccctgggtgctgctgaaCTCTGCCCCCACTCTGGGGTCTCCCCCTCACTCCAGGACCCCCATGCCCCCCCGATGTCACTCACCCTGGCGGTGCCACCAGTGACAGCCCCTGatgacagccaggagcaggagcaggaacaggagggtCCTGCCAACattcacagccactgctggggacagaggggacacattGGGGTCATCCTGAACTGCAGGAGTCCTGAACACCCCGGTGACCCCATGTGACCCCACCTGTGACCCAGGGTGAGCCAGGTGTCACCTccagtgccagctcagggctgagtgcCCGGAACACATGGTGcccgtcctgtcccagctggttggtggccacACACTGGTAGGTGCCCGAATGTCCCACGTtgatgtccctgagctccaggaggggacccCAGGCCACCTCCTGCCCGttgtgcagccaggtgaaggtgacaggggctgagcccacctgcagtgagcagcacaGGGTTACATTGTCACCTGCATGTACCTGGTGTGACAGGGCACCGGGGGTGATGGTGGAattggccacgggcactgcggggacacagacagggctggcACATGGCGAGGTGGGATGGGGGTGCCATGGGTGGGGTCACCCCCAGCCCGAGGGTCCTGCTCACCCAGTACGGTGACATTCAGGGGATCACTCTTGGCCACACTGTCCCCGTCGCTGACCCGGCACCGGTACTGGCCGCTGTCATTGTCCCCAACGTGgcgcagctccaggctggggctggtgccCAGTGGTGTCCCCGAGCCCTCCCGGTGCcaggagaaggacaggggacctgtccccatggccactgcacagctcagcaccaggcagtccccaagtgccacctgTTCCCCGGGGGGCTGTGCTGAAAAGGACACCCCTGAGGGCGGGACCCCTgcagggggacacaggagggaTTGGGGACTCAGGAGGGGTGGGGGACAcgggaggggaaagagggggattagaggggagcagagaggatGCCAGTGAGCAGAAGGGGACCATGGGAGGCATGTTGGGACCTGGGGACAATGGCGAGACACCGTGGAAATAGGGAAAGacccaggcagggatgggaaacCAGGCGAGAGACTGAGGAGACTCAGGGAATGATTTGGGGTTTAGAGATGGGGAGGAGGAcccagggaaggaagggaggcgAGAGGGTGGAGCAGGGACCTTGGAAAAGGTGGGGAATCcatggagggatggggaggacaaAGGGAGGGATGAGGGATCTTCGGGGGGAACTGGGCAGTCCTGGGGGAAACCAAGAGGGACTTGGGAAATTTTGGGTGAGCCAGGGAGGAGTAAAGGGAGGGATGAAGGTTTCTGGCAGAGAGGGGAAGGCCTCGGAGGATGTTGGgcttccctgtccccatccctgtacTCATtgtgcactgtcactgtcacaggctTCGACTCACTCCAGTGTGACACTCCATAGCCTTTGCAGGTGCAGTGGGCActgtggtgcagctgcaggggggacagggacagctcggtCTGTCATGGGGCCCCTTCAGATGCTTCTCTCCATGGTAGAAGTGCACGTGCGTGAGGTGTTTGTTCTGCCAGCTCCGGCAGCGCAGTGTCAGTGTGTTCCCATCCAGCAGCGCCCatgctggcacctgcagcaccagccagtctgggggacagaggggacctGTCACACCAGGGGCATCAGGAGGGTCATGATGGCACCAGGTGACACCAGGAGCCAGCCATTGTGAGAGACAAGTCTCCTCACTCTGGGAAGCTCTTGGATGtcctcagagcagggcacaggctcTAGTCACACAGGAGGTAACCCATGGAGCAGAGCCCACCCAGAGCCCTTGGGGTCACTgtgggtgccaggctgggggaaCCCAAACCCCCCTCACCGTCTGAGACTGTCACGGGGGAGGCTGAGCCCGTTGCCGGGTCTCTCACATGTGTAGGTGCCACTTTTGGTGACAGTGAAGTGGTCTCGTCCCTCCTGCCACAAGCGCCGCTCCTCCTTGTACCAGGTTGGTGGCACCGGTGTTCCCTGAACCCTGGCAGATCAGTGTCACCCGGTCCCACAGCACCGCCGGCCTCCAGGGGggctccaccaggagctgggtggtctgggcacctgCAGGTGACAGGGcacaccagcctgccagggccagcgtggggctggggacagtggggtggGGCAATGGCATCCCCCAAGGACTCACCAGCGAGGccgagggtctgggctggaagggagaagggacagggctgggtggcAGTTGCACcgtggggacagcagcacaggggcactGGGTGTGGGGACTGTCCCTAACTGTCCCCATGGGGTCAGCAGTTCTTTTGATAAAGTGCATGGGACTGGTGCCAAAGGATTTGGAGAGGCAGGGGGACACGTCTATGTCACTGCCACCCGTGCACTCATCCCCATGGCTGCATCCTCACCGgtcttttccctgttttgtcCATGCATCCCAGTTTCCTTGTCCCCATACCCAGAGCTTCCTGAGCCCAAAGGTGCCAGTCCCCACATTCCTGGCCCCCCATCCCTGAATTCCTGACCCCCTCTGCCTGTCCCCAAAGCTGCCCTATATGCCCAGTCCCACCAAGGTCCACTGTGGGTAACATggactggcactgctgccattggggacctcaggggaccGCGCAGCCCCCTCtgacccctcccctccccatccctggggtgtcAGGCCCGTGCCCAgggcactcaccccacaggagcagcgccaccttcctggccatcccggtgtccccagccatgtgcactggctgtcactcgctgctgtggccacagctcccctggctggcgGCTCTTTGGTCAAAGAGGAAGGAAGCGAGGTCACATCTCGCCCTCTTGTGTAGGTGGCCCTTGGCGGgggcacaggctgggcacaggctggggacacggtGGGATAGTCTGGGGACATGGTGAGGGATGGTGTTGCCAggagtggggggctcaggggatgtggggaaCCAAGGATGGGTGCCCAGGAGAATGTGGGTCCAGGGGAATTGGGGTCTCCATGCCTTGAGGGATTCAAGGatgggggtgctgtgggaacATGGTCCCCAGAGATTTGGGGTCATGGCATGTGGGTGCCAGGattgggggtgcagggggaaaaaggggagcCTCAGGAATAGGGCTTCTGTGGGAAGAAGAagcccatgggatgggatcaaggcaatggtggtgctgggcaatggtggtgctgggatgggggtccccagggaggagaaaccAAGGCAAGGGGGGTCCCATGGTTGGGTTGCCAGGGGAAGGGAGGTgtcagggatggggaatggctggatgggcacagggggcacaacTCCTCCATGGGGTGCCTCAGATTTTGGGATGAATCAGAGCCCCGCACAGCCCCCCAGTGCTTATGGCCAGGGAGGCACCCCAGGGTTGTCCTGGGAGgctctgtgtctctgtcccaGACACCCCTGGGCTTTTGCCCATCCCCTCCAATTTCCTGGCTCAGCCATCCCAGGGAGCACCTGAGCAGGTAACAGCAGGGTGGAtcccagaaagaggaaaatgaggGGGTGGGGGATGCAGGCAGTGGttggggggctgggaggggggggggaatgGGTCCCTCTGGCTGGGACCTCAAACACTTTgattttctctttcctgcagCAGAAAGAAGAGGTCATTGGTCCAGTTTATAGAATCCTTTTAGCAGTTGTTGTCCCACTAAGCcactcaaaataaaaacaaacaaatcctgAAGAAACTAGGCTTTTTTGTTCCCTTTAGGAGCCCATTGgtgcatcccacagcagagtTTGCTTGTGGATAATAGAGAGTGTGGAATCTCCCTGAGTGtccaacagctccatgggaTTGTTCCCTGACTGTTGGGCAGCAAAACAGCCCCTAAGGAAGCTTTTTCTTGGGCCACATTTAGGAACTCTCCCCATTTTGCTCATTCTCACACTGAAACTTGATTGACTTCCCATGGAGGAAGGGGAGAAGCTCTGCCCATCCTTGGGACAGTGCACAGGAATCTGTGGAAATGCCCGTGTGTGCCTCAGGCTCTGATTCCCTGGTAAATccactccagcctgccctgaattCCCCTGCCTGgccactccctgctcctgctgtgacacccctgttccccagcccctcgtgtgcagcccctgctcaatatttccacacttttccctctcttctggTGTGCACATCCAAAACCTAAACATTCTTTCCATGAGGTTCCTAAGGGCTGCAGGTTTTGTTCAAGGAGGGTCCAGGTCAGGTTGTTGAGCAGATTGTTGTGGAATTTGCAgtagttttgtggttttctcAGACCCTTGGGTACAGGGAGAAAATGatcaattgctgcatttccagaCAGGTTCCCTCACAGTTGCTCCTTCAGGGTGTGTTTTGtggaactcagcacatcactcctgatgtccagagttgccgaggtaacccttggggggctcagaaatcctggaatgttgccagaagtgctTGGTTGGATTTTGACCCTGCACGGGATGTGCCACCTGTATGAGGACAAGAGGATGAAGGGTGGTGAAGGAATTGATTATTCACAAGGTGAAAATACAGGTTTTGGGATTCTGGTACAGGGGGGTTTttaggagacaagatggaggaatttgggcgtGTCTTGTCCTTCtctcttcttcttgtcatccatctttggtggtgatgctggcactttgggattggttcacATTAAATGTGCACttgttaataagggtaaaaggtattggaaggtaaaggtaaatatcttatacgtagtttttagtataaaaatagacGACTATCCAGTGGGAGGTCACTGTGCCCATGGCTGTCTTGCTGGgcagacctctgtcaggctgggagaTGactttatagataagaattaataaacaatatTGAAGACCGAAAAATCTGAAGAGTGCACTTGTCCTTTGGCGCGCGGGCTGTCCCAAGGCCATTCTACGCCTAACCGGGCCGGGACAACAGGCCGAGATTGGAGACTTGGCGTCTCTGTCCAGGCGACCCCCACCAAAGGGGGGGTTACAGCCCTGAACATCCGAGAGGGCAGCTCCTGACTTGGACGAattcccaggagagcactgataACTCCTTGGGAGAGAAGCCAGAAAGCGGCCAGGAgagtctgaaagaaaaaaagcagcagccactgaGAAGACCATCACactcagcttctgccgaagaAGGTTCGCAGCGGAACAGCCCGGACCGGAACCAGAAAGGCGCCTCTGGATCcatctcctgtgacctgctggacgGAGATCGGGAGCCTTCAGACTGCTCTGACGATGGAGATTCGGTGAGAAGGTCAAATTTAAGAACATTGGGGGTACACTCTCCCAAGAACAGCTGGGaattttgtccgccttacaaggcgtggcAGACACCCATACAGTAGGGATCCCAAAGAAGGAGCTTAAAGACCTTCTGTTGTGGGTGAGACTTAATAACCCGTTTTCGGAGACGCGTCTGTTGTTtgaagtggggttttggcaaGAAATTATTAGACATCTTTATCTCTTAGCCACGAAAAAGGATGAGACAGCCTTGAAATTGCTGTCTCCGGCAAGAATTATGTTAGAAGGTATCTCAGTGTAGTCAAAAAGGTTGGCCAGGCAACAACTTGTTGTGAGTCCCTCAGAGGCAGGGGGAGGAGAGAAAGGCTCGAAGTGGAGATTGGCTCTGGCCCCAGCTAGCCAGGGGGAAAAGGCTCTTgaggaaagggagcagggagcaatgTCATtgcctccagccccaccacCCAGAAAGCCCAAGAGATCCCTAAAACGCCCTGAAACCCCAGAGAGTAAAGGGGTTTAAGGCTCCGACTCAGGCTCAGAAGATACCATCCTACTCCCAGAAGAGTCGAGGTTTTCTCCTCATGAGCCAGAGGGAGAAGGGACGGGAAAAGCGGCGAAGTAGGGGTCCGAGGGGGAGAGAAGGGGTCGGGGGAAGCGCTTTCTCGAGGCGAGCACAGCGGCGCGGCGGCAGGGGGAGCGCGCGTGAGGAGGCGATGGGAGACACGGGTTCTGGTGCGGCTTTTGCGAGCGCAGCGCCGGGAGCGAGGGGCAAGGCTCGCGGGGCTCCGGGAGAGGGGTCTCAGACCCAATCTCAGACCGAGAGCGTCAGACACAGGCAGCGAGTCAGGAGCGGCCACACAGCCCCAATCGGCTGCGGCAGGGAGACGCAGGGGACGCGCGGTTGTGGTGTCAGGGAGCTGCGCCGTGACTGGTTAGTTCGGGGCCGTGCAGCGCGGTGATTGGTCGGTTTGGCGGAGCGCGCTGCTATTGGCTGGGGGAGCCCGCGCACGCGGCGGAGGTACCTTGAGCGCGTCTGGGGCGTTCTCAGGTGGGTTTAGGGGGATCTGAGGGGAATTGGGAGGGtgtgaggggattttgggggattgtGAGAGGAACTGGGGGGGTTGTGAGTGCGTCTGGGGGTTCTGAGGTTGGTCcggggagaaatttggggagtCCGAGGAGATTTCATAGGGTTTGGGGGAGATTGGGGGTCTGAGGGGGATGCGGGGCAGtctgatggatttggggggggggggtctcaggtgGGTCTAGGGTGAATTTtgtggggaaatgggggggtCCGAGAGTcgtggggaggttttggggtccaGGGTGGCTCTGGGCCAACCGTGGGGGAgctctggggggtttggggttcctggaggggtcctgggggaagATTTGGCGGTCCTGggtgaaataaacagggccaggagacttcttctcctttttaatgccttaattaaaagtgatcagctcagaaTTGGGCAGGTCAGCAGGTCTGCAGCTTCCGGTCGTCTCTCCCAGGGcaactcagaggaggaggatacGCACAGCTTTGTCCacaaggggcagagctgggggatcAAGTCCTCATGGGCGCCCTTAGGGCCTGCTGATCCCTTTCCAGTTGTTAGTTTGGACCGAGTCTCGCTCCCCTCCCAGACCTGGCCTGGGGGATCTCGAAGACAGGGCGAGGAACGATGAAGGTTTCTAGCATCTCTTGCAGGCCCAGCACTCCGCTCCTCACATCtagacatcactccagtctctcaactctcatttggctcgttgtttttggggtcttCTCAGTACAGTGGGGGACCCCATGCTGCATTGTGGTcttggagtcactttgcataaccccccccaccttctcaggtGTCTTCACTATGAGAAAGGTACAACTTAGCCTCGGGCAAGGCTCTGCTGATACAAAAGGAGCGATTAGCCtcaacgacccgtgattacaataacaaaacacgcagaacttgggcagggccagtgatctggctgcctttttgaaactttttctcataaaaaaaacattaaccgaatttttgttcataacactGGGGGGTCCCAGGCCCACCCTGAACCGGGGTCTGGGGGTTTCggggggagggggcacagcagggttccccccccccccccggtttttgggggtctcccacggtgccccctccccaaaaagctCCGAGGGCCCCCTGAAGTGGCTCCTGTTCCACCGGCCGGTGCCCCCGATCCAGGACGGCCCCACTGAgcctgggggattttgggggcatttgtGGGGATTTTAGTGCTTTGAGAgggtttttgggaatttcagggTGGCTTTTTTGGGCTTTGGCGGATTTTATTGTGAGTTTAGGAGGAATTATTGGGTCGATTGGGGGAGAATTACTGGCTTTCGGTGGGAGCTATgtgatttggggggttttgttgattttggggcattttattGGCGTTGTGAGGGGTTTCTTGGGGGGGTGGGATTTATTgcaatttttgggaaattttctaaatttttatgAGTTCCACTGGGTTTTTTGGAGATTCTCTGGGGTTTTTGAGGGTTTTCTTgtaatttttggggattttgtggggttttagtGGAATT
The genomic region above belongs to Ammospiza caudacuta isolate bAmmCau1 chromosome 36, bAmmCau1.pri, whole genome shotgun sequence and contains:
- the LOC131570584 gene encoding LOW QUALITY PROTEIN: low affinity immunoglobulin gamma Fc region receptor II-like (The sequence of the model RefSeq protein was modified relative to this genomic sequence to represent the inferred CDS: inserted 1 base in 1 codon; deleted 1 base in 1 codon), which produces MARKVALLLWAQTLGLAGAQTTQLLVEPPWRPAVLWDRVTLICQGSGNTGATTWYKEERRLWQEGRDHFTVTKSGTYTCERPGNGLSLPRDNWLVLQVPAWALLDGNTLTLRCRSWQNKHLTHVHFYHGEKHLKGPHDXTELSLSPLQLHHSAHCTCKGYGVSHWSESKPVTVTVHRVPPSGVSFSAQPPGEQVALGDCLVLSCAVAMGTGPLSFSWHREGSGTPLGTSPSLELRHVGDNDSGQYRCRVSDGDSVAKSDPLNVTVLVPVANSTITPGALSHQVHAGDNVTLCCSLQVGSAPVTFTWLHNGQEVAWGPLLELRDINVGHSGTYQCVATNQLGQDGHHVFRALSPELALEVTPGSPWVTAVAVNVGRTLLFLLLLLAVIRGCHWWHRQATKKPQDRPPPEEEAMLDPHIMSTRWAVGEFGGEQGHVTHECHPRPVPPVPLSGSPQVSPSPAPPRDPKVTNAELSGPQEGQWDSLQFFLVSSGTNKEGPATIPSHSHAYTPHSHVRMEGVGSYGSVAGPFS